A genomic window from Armatimonadota bacterium includes:
- a CDS encoding NADH-quinone oxidoreductase subunit C, with protein MSDRRHPAPDAHALAARFAAVESAEQQGRELLVRCRPQGLRELCAALRDDHGFDYLADLAGADCPELRLVIRLYSTQRGDYARISVPLERTLPGAPSLSALWPAANWQEREAYDLFGIRFEGHPDLRRILLPEDWQGHPLLRDQQPEAAS; from the coding sequence ATGAGCGACCGGCGCCACCCCGCCCCCGACGCCCACGCCCTGGCCGCCCGTTTCGCCGCGGTGGAGAGCGCCGAGCAGCAGGGCCGTGAATTGCTTGTGCGCTGCCGGCCCCAGGGGCTGCGCGAGCTGTGCGCCGCCTTGCGGGATGACCACGGATTCGACTACCTGGCCGACCTCGCGGGCGCCGATTGCCCCGAGCTGCGGCTGGTGATCCGGCTCTATTCGACCCAGCGTGGGGACTACGCCCGCATCAGCGTGCCCCTGGAGCGCACTCTCCCCGGCGCGCCCAGCTTGAGCGCGCTGTGGCCCGCCGCCAACTGGCAGGAGCGCGAGGCCTACGACCTGTTCGGCATCCGCTTCGAGGGGCACCCCGACCTGCGCCGCATCCTGCTGCCCGAGGACTGGCAGGGGCATCCCCTGCTGCGCGACCAGCAGCCGGAGGCCGCGTCGTGA
- a CDS encoding NADH-quinone oxidoreductase subunit D, whose amino-acid sequence MGPQHPSTHGVLRLVLTLEGEVITDLEPDIGYLHRGMEKLAENRTYAQYLPYTDRLDYLASLNCNLGYCLAVERLAGIEVPERAQYIRVLLAELNRIASHLIWLATFGNDLGATTVFLYGMRERELMVDLFELALGARLTYAGMRIGGMPYDLPEGFEQATREAIRQMRPRLDENDRLLTGNRIFQSRTRGVGALSRADAIAYAVSGPTLRGSGLAMDIRGHDPYCIYERLDFEVPVFDEGDCFARYLVRIEEMRQSLRMVEQCLDRMPAGPVRAKLPRAFKPPAGEAYSRTEAPRGDLGVFVVSDGSANPCRVRVRAPSFANLQALGVMTRGSKIGDLVAILGSIDIVLGEIDR is encoded by the coding sequence ATGGGCCCGCAGCACCCCAGCACCCACGGCGTGCTGCGCCTGGTGCTGACGCTCGAGGGCGAGGTTATCACCGACCTCGAGCCCGATATCGGCTATCTCCATCGCGGCATGGAGAAGCTGGCCGAGAACCGCACCTACGCCCAGTACCTGCCCTATACCGACCGCCTCGATTACCTTGCCAGCCTTAACTGCAACCTCGGCTATTGCCTGGCGGTGGAGCGCCTGGCAGGGATCGAGGTGCCGGAGCGCGCGCAGTACATCCGCGTCCTCCTGGCCGAGCTCAACCGCATCGCCAGCCACCTCATCTGGCTCGCCACCTTCGGCAACGATTTGGGCGCGACCACGGTCTTCCTCTACGGCATGCGCGAGCGCGAGCTGATGGTGGACCTGTTCGAGCTGGCGCTGGGGGCGCGCCTGACCTATGCCGGCATGCGCATCGGCGGCATGCCGTACGATTTGCCGGAGGGCTTCGAGCAGGCGACGCGCGAGGCGATTCGCCAGATGCGCCCGCGCCTGGACGAAAACGATCGCCTGCTCACCGGCAACCGCATCTTCCAATCGCGGACGCGCGGGGTGGGCGCGCTGTCGCGCGCCGACGCCATCGCCTATGCGGTGAGCGGGCCGACGCTGCGGGGGTCGGGCCTGGCGATGGATATTCGCGGGCACGATCCATACTGCATCTACGAGCGGCTGGATTTCGAGGTGCCAGTTTTTGACGAGGGCGACTGCTTCGCGCGCTACCTGGTGCGCATCGAGGAGATGCGCCAGAGCCTGCGCATGGTCGAGCAGTGCCTCGACCGCATGCCCGCGGGGCCGGTGAGAGCGAAACTGCCGCGGGCTTTCAAGCCGCCCGCGGGGGAGGCCTACTCGCGCACGGAGGCGCCGCGCGGCGACCTCGGCGTCTTCGTCGTCTCCGACGGCTCGGCCAATCCCTGCCGCGTGCGGGTGCGCGCGCCGTCGTTCGCCAACCTGCAGGCGCTGGGGGTCATGACCCGGGGCTCCAAGATCGGCGATCTGGTCGCCATTCTGGGCAGCATTGACATCGTGCTGGGGGAGATTGACCGCTGA
- the nuoH gene encoding NADH-quinone oxidoreductase subunit NuoH produces the protein MPDASTPSPLYLTLHGLWQRTGLPEGWWLVLWAVVVAAVILAFVLLTVLILIWLERKVSGDIQSRLGPARVGGRFGVLQTAADALKLLLKEDLIPACADKPLFVIAPAIVFVPAFLAYVVVPFGPRLVAQDLDLGVLYVVAVSALPALGFLMAGWGSNNKYAVIGGMRAVAQLMTYEIPLGLAVLAVVMAVGSLSTVAIVEHQRLWHIASPPLALAFIIYFVCALAEVNRVPFDLPEAEAELVAGYHVEYSGMRWAIFFMGEYAYLFFVSAFAVTLFLGGWHGPFLPPVLWFLIKTYAVILVIMWVRWTYPRLRIDQIMRFGWKVLVPLALLNLVWAAFWFVR, from the coding sequence ATGCCGGATGCCAGCACCCCGAGCCCGCTCTATCTGACCCTGCACGGGCTGTGGCAGCGCACCGGCCTGCCCGAGGGCTGGTGGTTGGTGCTGTGGGCGGTGGTGGTGGCGGCGGTGATCCTGGCCTTCGTGCTGCTGACGGTGCTGATCCTGATCTGGCTGGAGCGCAAGGTCTCGGGCGACATCCAGAGCCGGCTGGGCCCGGCGCGCGTGGGCGGGCGCTTCGGGGTGCTGCAGACCGCCGCCGACGCCCTCAAGCTCCTGCTCAAGGAGGACCTCATCCCCGCGTGCGCGGACAAGCCGCTGTTCGTGATCGCGCCCGCCATCGTCTTCGTGCCCGCGTTCCTGGCGTACGTGGTGGTGCCCTTCGGCCCGCGCCTGGTGGCGCAGGACCTCGACCTGGGGGTGCTGTACGTGGTCGCGGTCTCGGCGCTGCCGGCGCTGGGGTTCCTGATGGCGGGGTGGGGGTCGAACAACAAGTACGCCGTCATCGGCGGCATGCGCGCGGTGGCGCAGCTCATGACCTATGAGATCCCGCTAGGGCTGGCGGTGCTGGCGGTAGTGATGGCGGTGGGATCGCTGAGCACGGTCGCCATCGTCGAGCACCAGCGGCTGTGGCACATCGCCTCCCCGCCGCTGGCGCTGGCGTTCATCATCTACTTCGTGTGCGCGCTGGCCGAGGTCAACCGCGTCCCCTTCGACCTGCCGGAGGCGGAGGCGGAGCTGGTGGCGGGCTATCACGTCGAGTACTCCGGCATGCGCTGGGCGATCTTCTTCATGGGCGAATACGCCTACCTGTTTTTCGTCTCCGCCTTCGCGGTAACGCTGTTCCTGGGGGGGTGGCATGGGCCGTTCCTGCCGCCGGTGCTGTGGTTCCTGATCAAGACCTACGCCGTCATCCTGGTCATAATGTGGGTGCGCTGGACCTATCCCCGGCTGCGGATTGACCAGATCATGCGCTTCGGGTGGAAGGTGCTGGTGCCGCTGGCGCTGCTCAACCTGGTATGGGCCGCGTTCTGGTTTGTGCGATGA
- a CDS encoding NADH-quinone oxidoreductase subunit I, which translates to MSLIRDIVTSIVSLGKGLWVTLVNGVRPKTTIRYPWQRREVAPRYRGLLVLRRDQDGQLKCTACGACERVCPVRAISLEAEGKGKERRPLAYSVDYGRCMFCRLCVEECPFEALAMSSEHEYATYGREGLVKGIEEVGAAGRPQGMTAKELRGEQAEVAPAAASAQEGAE; encoded by the coding sequence ATGAGCCTGATCCGCGACATAGTGACGAGCATCGTCAGCCTGGGCAAGGGCCTGTGGGTGACCCTAGTCAACGGGGTGCGCCCCAAGACCACCATTCGCTATCCCTGGCAGCGGCGCGAGGTGGCGCCGCGCTACCGCGGGCTGCTGGTGCTGCGGCGCGACCAGGACGGGCAGCTCAAGTGCACCGCGTGCGGCGCGTGCGAGCGCGTGTGCCCGGTGCGCGCCATCAGCCTCGAGGCCGAGGGTAAGGGCAAGGAGCGCCGCCCGCTCGCCTACAGTGTGGATTACGGCCGCTGCATGTTCTGCCGCCTGTGCGTCGAGGAGTGCCCCTTCGAGGCGCTGGCGATGAGCTCCGAGCACGAATACGCCACCTACGGCCGCGAGGGCCTGGTCAAGGGGATCGAGGAGGTCGGCGCCGCGGGCCGGCCCCAGGGCATGACCGCCAAGGAACTGCGCGGGGAGCAAGCAGAGGTTGCGCCGGCCGCCGCGAGTGCGCAGGAGGGCGCCGAATGA
- a CDS encoding NADH-quinone oxidoreductase subunit J → MTPVVELALFAIAAAVVLVSGAAVVGSRHLVRAAFWLLPCLLGVAGLFALLGAYFLAAIQVLIYAGAIMLLLLFVLLLTRDIGAPAAAAHNRQAGWALIAAALVAAVTIGVALRAPWRLALAPTRAGTGDIGEALLRTYLLPFEVASVLLLSAIIGAIVIARSEPGEPRS, encoded by the coding sequence ATGACGCCGGTGGTGGAGCTTGCGCTGTTTGCCATCGCGGCTGCGGTCGTGCTCGTGTCGGGGGCGGCGGTGGTGGGGTCGCGCCACCTGGTGCGGGCGGCATTCTGGCTGCTGCCGTGCTTGCTGGGGGTGGCCGGGTTGTTCGCGCTGCTGGGGGCGTATTTCCTGGCGGCGATCCAGGTCTTGATTTATGCGGGTGCGATCATGCTGCTGCTGCTGTTCGTGCTGCTGCTGACGCGCGACATCGGGGCGCCGGCGGCGGCGGCGCACAACCGCCAGGCGGGGTGGGCGCTGATCGCGGCGGCGCTGGTGGCGGCGGTGACCATCGGCGTCGCCCTGCGCGCCCCCTGGCGACTGGCGCTGGCGCCGACGCGCGCGGGGACGGGCGACATCGGCGAGGCGCTGCTGCGCACCTACCTGCTGCCGTTTGAGGTCGCGTCGGTGCTGCTGCTATCAGCCATCATCGGCGCCATCGTCATCGCACGTTCCGAGCCGGGCGAGCCGAGATCATGA
- the nuoK gene encoding NADH-quinone oxidoreductase subunit NuoK — translation MVSHVQLSHYLVVAALLFAIGAFGALTRRNAVAVLMGVELMLNAANLNFVAFWRYVDPTRLEGQIFVLIIITVAAAEAAVGLALVLNIYRNFGTVEVDRVNTLKG, via the coding sequence ATGGTATCGCACGTGCAACTGAGCCATTACCTGGTGGTGGCGGCGCTGCTGTTCGCCATCGGCGCGTTCGGCGCCCTGACGCGGCGCAACGCGGTGGCGGTGCTGATGGGCGTGGAGCTGATGCTCAACGCCGCCAACCTCAACTTCGTGGCCTTCTGGCGCTACGTTGACCCCACGCGCCTGGAGGGACAGATATTCGTGCTCATCATCATCACCGTCGCCGCCGCCGAGGCCGCGGTAGGGCTGGCGCTGGTGCTCAACATCTATCGCAACTTCGGCACGGTCGAGGTGGACCGGGTCAACACCTTGAAGGGATAG
- the nuoL gene encoding NADH-quinone oxidoreductase subunit L, with amino-acid sequence MPAIWIIPALPLAAFLIICALFLRPARARFAPLVLIVALVAALALSLAAAAGRWHDPTHAAIEQRVTWLAIAPAVATGAGGLTLEVGALLDPLSAIMLVVVSLVSLLIQIYSIGYMHGDRGYGRYFAFMSLFSFSMLGLVIASNFLELYVFWELVGLCSYLLIGYYYQTTSAANAAKKAFIVTRFGDVGFLIGIIALSYAGGTFNFIELRHVVEGNQLVPFFFGQSAFVTVVALLIFSGAVGKSAQFPLHVWLPDAMEGPTPVSALIHAATMVAAGVYLVARAFFVFQASGAALVVVACIGAFTAFLAATIAVVQSDIKRVLAYSTISQLGYMMLALGAGSVAAGIFHLTTHACFKALLFLCAGSVIHAAGTNDMWEMGGLGRTMKWTAATAAVGALALAGIWPLSGFYSKDAVLATVATSPGLEAALGVGGRDLLLGAGLVVVLLTAFYMTRMWAVTFSGPARDAKRKHAHESPWVMLFPLVVLAALAATGGLLNHAATGMAFNRFLGAHEAHAAHAAWVVWASLGLALLGIASSWAIYGGGRNRVAGIASPGALAVYHFVQHKWWMDDFYHGLVARGVLAASRIFAWVDRHVVNGFVDGAGWLTGVAGRWLRQAETGQLQLYALVLLAAAAVIGFALAYLGVSLAVVP; translated from the coding sequence ATGCCGGCGATCTGGATCATACCCGCGCTGCCGCTGGCGGCGTTCCTCATCATCTGCGCGCTGTTTCTGCGCCCGGCGCGCGCGCGGTTCGCGCCGTTGGTGCTGATTGTGGCGCTCGTCGCCGCGCTGGCGCTGTCGCTGGCGGCGGCGGCGGGGCGGTGGCACGATCCAACGCACGCGGCGATCGAGCAGCGCGTCACCTGGCTCGCCATCGCCCCCGCGGTCGCGACCGGCGCGGGCGGCTTGACCCTCGAGGTCGGCGCCCTGCTCGATCCCCTGAGCGCGATCATGCTGGTGGTGGTCAGCCTGGTGAGCCTGCTCATCCAGATCTACTCCATCGGCTACATGCACGGCGACCGCGGCTACGGGCGCTACTTCGCGTTTATGTCGCTCTTCAGCTTCTCCATGCTGGGGCTGGTGATCGCCAGCAACTTCCTGGAGCTCTATGTATTCTGGGAGCTGGTGGGGCTGTGCTCGTACCTGCTGATCGGCTACTACTACCAGACCACCAGCGCCGCCAACGCCGCCAAGAAAGCCTTCATCGTCACCCGCTTCGGCGACGTCGGGTTCCTGATCGGCATCATCGCCCTGTCCTACGCCGGGGGCACGTTCAACTTCATCGAGTTGCGCCACGTGGTGGAGGGGAACCAACTCGTCCCCTTCTTCTTCGGCCAGTCGGCGTTCGTCACCGTGGTCGCGCTGCTCATCTTCTCCGGGGCGGTAGGCAAGAGCGCGCAGTTCCCGCTGCACGTGTGGCTGCCCGACGCGATGGAGGGCCCGACCCCGGTGAGCGCGCTGATCCACGCCGCGACCATGGTCGCCGCCGGGGTGTACCTGGTGGCGCGGGCGTTCTTCGTGTTCCAGGCCTCGGGGGCGGCGCTGGTGGTAGTGGCGTGCATCGGCGCCTTCACCGCGTTTCTGGCAGCGACCATCGCGGTGGTGCAAAGCGACATCAAACGCGTGCTCGCCTACTCGACCATCAGCCAGCTCGGCTACATGATGCTGGCGCTGGGCGCCGGCAGCGTCGCCGCCGGCATCTTTCACCTGACGACGCACGCCTGTTTCAAGGCGCTGCTCTTCCTGTGCGCCGGCAGCGTCATCCACGCCGCCGGCACCAACGACATGTGGGAAATGGGCGGCCTCGGCCGCACCATGAAGTGGACCGCGGCGACGGCGGCGGTGGGCGCGCTGGCGCTGGCCGGCATCTGGCCCCTGAGCGGATTCTACAGCAAGGACGCGGTGCTGGCGACGGTGGCGACCTCCCCCGGCCTGGAGGCGGCGCTGGGCGTGGGCGGGCGCGACCTGCTGCTGGGCGCGGGCCTGGTGGTGGTGTTGCTGACGGCGTTCTACATGACGCGCATGTGGGCCGTCACCTTCAGCGGCCCGGCGCGCGACGCCAAGCGCAAACACGCGCATGAATCGCCATGGGTGATGTTGTTCCCCCTGGTGGTGCTGGCGGCATTGGCGGCGACGGGCGGCCTGCTCAATCACGCGGCCACCGGCATGGCGTTCAACCGGTTCCTGGGCGCGCACGAAGCGCACGCGGCCCACGCGGCCTGGGTGGTGTGGGCCTCGCTGGGGCTGGCGCTGCTCGGCATCGCGAGTTCGTGGGCGATCTACGGCGGCGGGCGCAACCGCGTCGCCGGGATCGCCAGCCCGGGGGCGCTGGCGGTCTATCACTTCGTGCAGCACAAGTGGTGGATGGACGACTTCTACCACGGGTTGGTGGCGCGCGGGGTGCTGGCGGCATCGCGCATCTTCGCCTGGGTGGATCGCCATGTGGTCAATGGTTTCGTTGACGGCGCGGGATGGTTGACCGGAGTGGCGGGGCGCTGGCTGCGTCAGGCGGAGACCGGGCAGCTCCAGCTCTACGCGCTGGTGCTGCTGGCGGCGGCGGCCGTCATCGGGTTTGCGCTGGCGTACTTGGGCGTGAGCTTGGCGGTGGTTCCGTAG
- a CDS encoding NADH-quinone oxidoreductase subunit M, with amino-acid sequence MDNLANWMQAHVLTLLLAFPAVGSVVMMALPRGAKLAVRLTAAIASGATVLIAAYLFLAYDRGAGGVQFIEQVPWVPQLGLSYHLGVDGIGISMVVLTAFIICTGSFASWTVEHRTKEFYAALFFLVTGVFGVFAAMDLFFFFLFYEIAVLPMYLLIGIWGTGPKEYAALKLTLFLLVGSAFMLIGLLGIYFFSGAPQPTFDFLRLSALSRDGAFSVGLQRTIFLLLYVGFGILAGIWPLHTWSPDGHASAPTAVSMLHAGVLMKLGAYGVLRIGVGLLPQGAVFWAPLVGGIAVVNILYGAMSAMGQTDLKYVIAYSSVSHMGVVMLGIATLNPVGLNGAVFQMFSHGIMTGLFFALVGLVYEKAHTRDMPSMGGFALRMPGIAAAFTIGGLTSFGVPGTSGFIAELLVFLGTWRVYPVLAILAVFGIVITATYVLRVLQRVFLGPFKERYEGIPDARTTEWVALVALSALLILLGVLPGPMIGLIDTAIRSFVP; translated from the coding sequence ATGGATAACTTGGCCAACTGGATGCAGGCGCACGTGCTGACCCTGCTGCTGGCGTTCCCGGCGGTGGGCTCGGTGGTCATGATGGCGCTGCCGCGGGGGGCGAAGCTGGCGGTGCGCCTCACCGCCGCCATCGCCTCCGGCGCCACCGTCCTGATCGCGGCCTATCTGTTCCTCGCCTACGATCGCGGGGCGGGCGGCGTGCAGTTCATCGAGCAGGTGCCATGGGTGCCCCAGCTCGGACTGTCCTACCACCTGGGGGTGGATGGCATCGGCATTTCGATGGTGGTGCTGACCGCGTTCATCATCTGCACCGGATCCTTCGCTTCCTGGACCGTCGAGCATCGCACCAAGGAGTTCTACGCCGCCCTGTTCTTCCTCGTCACCGGCGTCTTCGGCGTGTTCGCGGCGATGGACCTGTTCTTCTTCTTCCTCTTCTACGAGATCGCGGTGCTCCCCATGTACCTGCTGATCGGCATCTGGGGCACCGGGCCCAAGGAGTATGCGGCCCTCAAGCTGACGCTGTTCCTGCTCGTCGGCAGCGCCTTCATGCTCATCGGCCTGCTCGGCATCTACTTCTTTTCCGGCGCGCCCCAGCCCACGTTCGACTTCCTGCGGTTGTCCGCGCTGTCGCGCGACGGCGCCTTCAGCGTCGGCCTGCAGCGCACCATCTTCCTGCTGCTCTACGTCGGCTTCGGCATCCTCGCCGGCATCTGGCCGCTGCACACCTGGTCCCCGGACGGCCACGCCTCCGCCCCCACCGCGGTCAGCATGCTCCACGCCGGCGTGCTGATGAAGCTCGGCGCCTACGGCGTGCTGCGCATCGGCGTCGGCCTGCTGCCCCAGGGGGCGGTTTTCTGGGCGCCCCTGGTCGGCGGCATCGCGGTCGTCAACATCCTCTACGGCGCCATGTCGGCCATGGGGCAGACCGACCTCAAGTACGTCATCGCCTACTCCAGCGTCAGCCACATGGGGGTGGTCATGCTCGGCATCGCCACCCTCAACCCCGTCGGCCTCAACGGCGCCGTCTTCCAGATGTTCTCCCACGGCATCATGACCGGGCTCTTCTTCGCCCTGGTCGGCCTGGTCTATGAGAAGGCGCACACCCGCGACATGCCGTCCATGGGCGGCTTCGCCTTGCGCATGCCCGGCATCGCCGCCGCCTTCACCATCGGCGGCCTGACGTCGTTCGGCGTCCCCGGCACCAGCGGCTTCATCGCCGAGTTGCTGGTCTTCCTCGGCACCTGGCGCGTCTATCCCGTGCTTGCCATCCTCGCCGTGTTCGGCATCGTCATCACCGCCACTTACGTCCTGCGCGTGCTCCAGCGCGTGTTTCTGGGGCCGTTCAAGGAGCGCTACGAGGGGATCCCGGACGCCCGCACCACCGAGTGGGTGGCGCTGGTGGCGCTGTCGGCGCTGCTGATCTTGCTGGGGGTGCTGCCGGGGCCGATGATCGGCCTGATTGACACCGCCATCAGGAGCTTCGTGCCCTAA
- a CDS encoding NADH-quinone oxidoreductase subunit N, protein MPINLSLLVPEIATLGLALAVLGAHLAWPRLGGRRLGVGAAIGAAIILAVTFARRGVIGETMGGLYLADHYAVFFRFIFLLAVVLVSLTSADFVEREVRRPGEYYALLLFSATGFMLMAGAGDLLTLYLGLELGTISLYPLAGYLKRQQRSGEAGLKFMLVGAVSSATLLYGISLVYGAAGTTVFAGLREGLMQTATPLARGFVIPAPALALGIAFIIAGFSFKLVAVPFHMWAPDVYHGAPTPITAYLSVASKCAGFAVVGRVLLGPLLPAAPQWALVLAGLSFASMFYGNVVAIPQTNIKRMLAYSGIAQAGYLLVGFAAASPFGAASALFYLLQYTFANIGAFTVVTVVAQATGREDIAGYSGLSRRSPALGFALLLLLLSLGGIPPLAGFWAKLYVFAAGIEQGLWWLVTLGVLTTVMSLYYYLMVIKHAYIFDPVEASPIPIPRPAALVLLICVVAVLVLAYPRPVLGLAEVAVRGFFGG, encoded by the coding sequence ATGCCCATCAACCTGTCATTGCTGGTGCCGGAGATCGCGACCCTGGGACTCGCGCTGGCGGTGCTGGGCGCGCACCTGGCGTGGCCGCGCCTGGGTGGCCGCCGGCTCGGCGTCGGCGCCGCCATCGGCGCGGCGATTATCCTCGCCGTCACCTTCGCGCGCCGAGGCGTGATCGGCGAGACGATGGGCGGGCTCTACCTGGCCGACCACTACGCCGTCTTCTTCCGCTTCATCTTCCTGCTGGCGGTAGTGCTGGTGTCGCTGACGTCGGCGGACTTCGTCGAGCGCGAAGTGCGCCGCCCCGGCGAATACTACGCCCTGCTCCTGTTCTCCGCCACCGGCTTCATGCTGATGGCGGGCGCGGGCGACCTGTTGACGCTTTACCTGGGCCTGGAGCTCGGCACCATCAGCCTCTATCCGCTGGCCGGCTACCTCAAGCGCCAGCAGCGCAGCGGCGAGGCGGGCCTCAAATTCATGCTCGTCGGCGCCGTCTCCTCCGCCACCCTGCTCTACGGCATCAGCCTGGTTTACGGCGCCGCCGGCACCACCGTCTTCGCCGGCCTGCGCGAGGGCCTGATGCAGACCGCGACCCCGCTCGCCCGGGGCTTCGTCATACCGGCGCCGGCGCTGGCGCTGGGCATCGCCTTCATCATCGCCGGCTTCAGCTTCAAGCTGGTGGCGGTGCCCTTCCACATGTGGGCGCCCGACGTCTATCACGGTGCGCCCACGCCCATTACCGCCTACCTGTCGGTGGCCTCCAAGTGCGCGGGCTTCGCGGTGGTGGGGCGCGTATTGCTGGGGCCGCTGCTGCCGGCGGCGCCGCAGTGGGCGCTGGTGCTGGCGGGGCTGTCGTTCGCCAGCATGTTCTACGGCAACGTCGTCGCCATCCCCCAGACCAACATCAAGCGCATGCTTGCCTACTCGGGCATCGCCCAGGCGGGCTACCTGCTGGTGGGCTTCGCCGCGGCCAGCCCCTTCGGCGCGGCCAGCGCCCTGTTCTACCTGCTGCAGTACACCTTCGCCAACATCGGCGCCTTCACCGTAGTCACGGTGGTGGCGCAGGCGACGGGGCGCGAGGACATCGCGGGCTACTCGGGGCTGAGCCGGCGCTCGCCGGCGCTGGGTTTCGCGCTGCTGCTGCTGCTGCTGTCGCTGGGGGGCATCCCGCCGCTGGCCGGCTTCTGGGCCAAGCTCTACGTCTTCGCCGCCGGCATCGAGCAGGGGCTGTGGTGGCTGGTGACGCTGGGCGTGCTCACCACCGTCATGTCGCTCTACTACTACCTGATGGTCATCAAGCACGCCTACATCTTCGACCCCGTGGAGGCGTCGCCCATCCCCATTCCCCGCCCGGCGGCGCTGGTGCTGCTCATCTGCGTGGTGGCGGTGCTCGTCCTCGCCTACCCGCGGCCGGTGCTGGGGCTGGCGGAGGTCGCGGTGCGCGGGTTCTTCGGGGGATAG
- a CDS encoding Gfo/Idh/MocA family oxidoreductase — protein MPKRKATRKIRVGVVGARRGLVFARGAQWAGLELAALCDTWEERLREAGAQLGVATYTDYDEFLAHDLDAVILANYCHQHAPLAIKALAAGKHVMSETLACKTLAEGVALARAVEQSGKIYMFAENYAYMRHAQEMRRLYQAGEIGEVQYAEGEYNHPMSADDINRLAPGVNHWRNHIPPTYYPTHAMAPVMYVTDTRPVSVNALSIARSPRDRERLHVRRGDIGAVMLCRLDNGAVARLMGLLMRGHSVWYRFHGTRGLMENLRAGNPEMVRIAHEEWDRRAGDVAEKTYLPEFPVHGELARAAGHGGGDFFTTYHFAQAIRDHVQPYLDVYRALDMSLIAVQAWRSCLADGAPFEIPDLRDESVRASYEHDDWSPFPEDRRPGQPWPSIKGEIKPSKRALTHARRVWAEMGYRGK, from the coding sequence ATGCCGAAACGCAAGGCGACGAGGAAGATTCGCGTGGGAGTGGTGGGCGCGCGGCGGGGGCTGGTCTTCGCTCGCGGTGCGCAGTGGGCGGGCCTGGAGCTGGCGGCGCTGTGCGACACCTGGGAGGAAAGGCTGCGCGAGGCCGGCGCGCAGTTGGGGGTGGCGACCTATACTGACTACGACGAGTTCCTCGCCCACGACCTGGACGCGGTTATTCTCGCCAACTACTGCCACCAACACGCGCCGTTGGCGATCAAGGCGCTGGCCGCGGGCAAGCACGTGATGAGCGAGACCCTGGCCTGCAAGACCCTGGCCGAGGGGGTGGCGCTGGCGCGCGCGGTGGAGCAAAGCGGCAAGATCTACATGTTCGCCGAGAACTACGCCTACATGCGCCACGCGCAGGAGATGCGCCGCCTCTACCAGGCGGGCGAGATCGGCGAGGTGCAGTACGCGGAGGGCGAATACAACCACCCGATGAGCGCCGACGACATCAACCGGCTGGCGCCCGGCGTCAACCACTGGCGCAACCATATCCCGCCCACCTACTACCCGACTCACGCCATGGCGCCGGTGATGTATGTCACCGACACGCGGCCGGTGAGCGTCAACGCCCTGAGCATCGCGCGCTCCCCGCGCGACCGCGAGCGGCTCCACGTCCGCCGCGGCGACATCGGCGCCGTCATGCTGTGCCGGCTGGACAACGGGGCGGTCGCCCGCCTGATGGGGCTGCTCATGCGCGGCCACAGCGTGTGGTACCGCTTCCACGGCACGCGCGGGCTGATGGAGAATCTGCGCGCCGGCAACCCGGAGATGGTGCGCATCGCCCACGAGGAGTGGGATCGGCGGGCGGGCGACGTCGCGGAGAAGACCTACCTGCCGGAGTTCCCGGTGCACGGCGAGCTGGCGCGCGCGGCGGGACACGGCGGAGGAGACTTCTTCACCACCTACCACTTCGCGCAGGCGATCCGCGACCACGTGCAGCCTTACCTGGACGTCTACCGCGCCCTCGACATGTCGCTGATCGCGGTGCAAGCCTGGCGTTCATGCCTGGCCGACGGCGCGCCGTTCGAGATCCCCGATCTGAGGGACGAATCGGTGCGCGCGAGCTACGAGCATGACGACTGGTCGCCGTTCCCGGAGGATCGCCGCCCCGGGCAGCCGTGGCCCAGCATCAAGGGCGAGATCAAACCCAGCAAGCGCGCGCTCACCCACGCCCGCCGGGTGTGGGCGGAGATGGGGTATCGCGGGAAGTGA